Proteins co-encoded in one Lates calcarifer isolate ASB-BC8 linkage group LG17, TLL_Latcal_v3, whole genome shotgun sequence genomic window:
- the LOC108879529 gene encoding forkhead box protein Q1, producing MKLEVFSAHHFVQKPMELCMDAEGGVPSPLSGDELGSDGDCVANSPAPVTPGGDGSKGKPYTRRPKPPYSYIALIAMAIRESSSGRLTLAEINDYLMKKFPFFRGSYTGWRNSVRHNLSLNDCFLKVLRDPSRPWGKDNYWMLNPHSEYTFADGVFRRRRKRIAKRAPKEQESPDILSEDTRLPAPEERVGAKFSSSFAIDSILSTPFIRREDSLVDADTHAPRLYWSPGAHVLPYPLNYPAQHVYLSEAARGSTEPSRDALTYLQHTAAGMTGTEAAFKVPSKARGFHIDSLLS from the coding sequence ATGAAACTTGAAGTTTTCTCTGCGCACCACTTCGTGCAGAAGCCGATGGAGTTGTGTATGGACGCAGAGGGGGGAGTCCCGTCTCCTCTGTCCGGAGACGAGCTGGGGTCGGACGGAGACTGCGTGGCCAACAGCCCGGCACCTGTCACCCCGGGCGGCGACGGCAGCAAGGGGAAGCCCTACACCCGCAGACCCAAGCCCCCTTACTCCTACATCGCCCTCATCGCCATGGCCATCCGGGAGTCCAGCAGCGGCCGCCTCACTCTGGCAGAGATCAACGACTACCTGATGAAGAAGTTCCCGTTTTTCCGCGGCAGCTACACCGGCTGGAGGAACTCGGTGCGCCACAACCTGTCTCTCAACGACTGCTTCCTCAAAGTGCTGCGGGACCCGTCCAGGCCCTGGGGCAAGGACAACTACTGGATGCTCAACCCGCACAGCGAGTACACCTTCGCTGACGGGGTGTTCCGCCGCAGGAGGAAGCGCATCGCCAAGAGGGCCCCCAAGGAGCAGGAGAGCCCGGACATCCTCAGCGAGGACACCCGCCTCCCCGCCCCGGAGGAGAGGGTGGGGGCCAAGTTCTCCAGTTCCTTCGCCATTGACAGCATCCTCAGCACACCTTTCATACGGAGGGAGGACAGCCTGGTTGATGCAGACACCCACGCCCCCCGGCTCTACTGGTCCCCGGGGGCCCACGTACTGCCGTACCCTCTGAACTATCCGGCACAACACGTGTACCTGTCAGAAGCGGCGCGCGGCAGCACAGAGCCCAGCAGGGATGCGCTCACATACCTCCAGCACACAGCAGCGGGCATGACCGGAACCGAGGCCGCTTTCAAGGTGCCCAGCAAGGCACGAGGTTTCCATATAGACTCCCTGCTGTCATGA